cagtgaatctctgtcagacagcgcaccagtattaagatctttcatgcttgaatgtacaaaaacacacaagattatgctagaaagcccgttttgtctggCATTATCGTAACCACAGACTTCAacttgttaaataaaatcttaaatgaatgcaaagagtcaGATCTGTgtagagcggcagctcttaaaggggccgcattcttaaacctgctgctgtgactcctgtcattaaaggggtcatatggcgcaaacatgtgtttttctgtgtctttggtgtgttataagttgcccatgcatgtattagacacttaaaattgcagaaatgaaagtgtgggaacaaaagatgcattctatgttaaagcgaatgctcacccagacctgcctgaaacacctcgtgtaaccacacccccacaaatctacctcagttggtggtgtgatttgactaagaccgcccaaatgtatacgcgtaccgtcagtacaattgaagaggaacctgatgttccaaatatggtaagaggcgttacatttccctcacacgcttgcagtattccaccaatcactacgcactggtgaactggccaatcacagcacacctcgcttttcagagccatgagctttgtaaaaaatctgcgcgtttcagagaggcggagcaaagaggagatacaaacatgcacggtatgtggaaaatacagcgtttttcaaccttaaatcatgtttacacaatacattacatctaaaacaaaccataatattccttttagccgtgtcatatgacccctttaatgttaatcaaggaacaaaagaaaagagcagGGATGTGATTTTTCCGTATAAAACGGATTTCCGTATTTTTTGACCTCGCTGGGATCACCCGCGTAAATTGCATAAATCATCATCATGCACACGCTTGTTATAAACACAGAGCGGCCACTTCATTCAGAGCATAATTTTGTGAGTTATCTTTATGTAAGTTATCCAGAGAGTCCGTGAAAAATAGACGTCAAACACAGCTGTTTTGGTACTCAAAAAAGCGagtggtgtcatttttaattacGTGGGGAACTGAACAATGTTTTGTAATGTTACAAAAAACCTGAGTCTGGAAGTTGAGACGTCTATATGATATGATTCAACTTTATCTATATACAGAGACTAAAATAGGCCATTCCGCGATTTAATGGCTTGAAACTATACAAATGGCCGATCTAATCTATGTCTACATACAAACGTGTTGAAGTCTCTActgaatgcatacatttaaaccGCAACATGAAGCGTTTGCAAATACCTTTATTACATGCGGATTTCTCGATTAATCCGGACAAACGCTGTATGAATGACATAGATGCGCCATCTAGAGGCCACAGTATTCTTTACCTTCTATTGCTGATAACAATAGGCCTAATATAAACTACTCAAAGGGTGCCATTTGTTATTGTgcctattttattaaatattgtttattgtttagactgttaaactaataaacatttgaactgatattatataaatatatattatataaaatttcCTGTCAGAATTGGGTAATTATAAGTTATAATAGAACAGTTgcctgtttttaatcatgtaacatttaatttGTAACATTAAAGACTATTATTGGGGGGATTGGGGTTGGGTGAGGGTGCGTGCagtcttccttctttttttgttcttggctgatcacatgcccgaaagaggaaatcaatgtgttttgtagctttaatgagaaatCTTCTGTATGTAATTTAGAATTAAGCATTAAAGAcggtaaagtgtttgagaacttcattcaatttctgtatatttcctacctgttagacatgagaGCTCTCAGTTATACTGTACTACAGTGTtaaatggctataattcatgtttaaataaatgaaataataagcaatttaatagagacatcagttgcagtactaatatcaaaatgtttcctTTCACGTGTGTTTACGGCGGGATATTACTGATGTAGTCTGAGtaagctggcaaaatatatgctttacatCCCGGACACGAGCGCACCTTCAGAGAGAACATCCAGCCTATGCTGGGatttgctgtcatattttggagaaaagacgttcgggaatgaaaacgaaagcatTAGCAGTAGgtcatgtacagtacagtattttaGTAATTGACTCTACACGCAATCCCGCCCCCCTTCGTTCCCTTTTGATATTTCCGACAAGCTTTCGGCATCAGCCATGCGCTCCCAGCGTAAATTTGTGCACTCTCTGGGGAAATAGTTAAGAATTTCAGGGAAAACGACATGCTGATTTCAGACAGAaaggtctgcaatatgcattcgAGGGATACATTCGGGATTTGAGATAACTAACAATAATATACCTATATTTGCCTCCACACCAGCAGACAATAACATTACGTTAATTGTAAACTCGCGCGATGCATTAGGCTACTACTGTCACACAAATGGATGTATAGCTAAACTAATGTGGTgtattaagtgtttatatttactctgAAATTTGTAGTAATGACAATTTTAGAGAGATAGTAACTTCGGGCAGAGTTTTTGTCGGCCTTGATTCTTCTTTGTGAAAACGAAAGTGAACTTTTAGATATAAGTTcagtacagaaaagaataacagtccatccgtgtcttaatctttatttgtgttaaattcaacaaacacagaacagCTGTTACTTTACGACTTAATTGATGAATTAaaacgtctttcctttaaaatgtcactgtaaatgctgctctctgaaggctgaaggtgcgctcgctcatcacatcacatcacatcaagGGACGTAAAGCATATCTTGCCAGCTTACTCATACATGTAATATGCAAGTAATATATAAGTAAGTATTATTTTCCGCCTTAAAACACCACTTCCCAAACGCTTCCCTCTGTTATTCGTACATTAATGATTCCAACAATATTGTGTCTCTTATCTGTATTGGGttagttgtgatgtgaactccgCTTTTCTCCTTCATTTATAATGATTTTTAATAGTTTAAAGGTCTTAACGTGTATTGTTATAGTGTGGACATCCATTAAAGCTGGGTATATATCTCTCTGTTTACTATCACATtaattaaaaagctattttttcatattaatcaccaaagctctactacggcaggtttgtcggacaaaatcacgggggcacataatatcggcgttatgattggtcagatcgcttgtcaatcaaactgcttgcgaagggtcaatcGGGAACAATGCAGCTCGtgagcttaaaataaacataatgttatcgtccgctggtgtggatgcaaatatagttatagttacagtTAACGTTATGGTTATCGTTATTATGTGAATGGCCCTTTAGTATAATTTAATTCTAAGGTACATTAAATGGTCAAAATAGTTATATCTTTGTCCATATAcaacatttaattacagttaataTAGTTAAACTTCacagattttagtagactaaatataatataGATTTACACTATTAAAATCATTGCAATATTTAGTCAATTTAAACTAGCCTAAAGATAAAACAAAGCAGAtgactaaattgcattttcattaaaatgactAAAAGTAAATCAAAAGTTGCTGTCAAAATGAACACTGGCTAATAGTGGATGGTTTTCTGTTAGTCATTTATTCATGGAAATATTGTAAAATGAGGTAAATTGTTGGGCACAAAACCTGTTTTATTGGTTATATTTATATCCATTTCcactgtatattttaataaaaatctcaCAAACCCATTGCATTTTCATCACAAACCTGCAGGGAAAAATCTTGTATTTGAGGGTCCGTCCTGAAGAACTATCATTGACACTGATTTTTTCTCCTTGCAGGCGTGACCTCCATAAATAACCCTAACCCAACTGCACAGTCCCGAGCAATAAGGAGTAAAACCCACGAGTCCGAATGTAAGAACCCATTTAAGGCGATGATGGCAGCAGGGCAGCGACACTTCTCTCCAGAGCTGTGCGGCCCACAGCAGCAGGACCTTTACGCTGGATACTCCAGGCAGAGGCTGAGCAGCAGTGAGCCAGGACCGAAGTCTCCGTTCCGCAGCGGACATGGAGGCATGTTGAGTCCGCCCTCGCAACCTTTCGGGGATGGGTCTTTGTCCCCTAGAACAGACATTATTGGTAGTCCTGACAGGTTTATGCGTAACAACCCTTGTGGCTTCCAAGGGACCAGCAGTCCCAGCGCTACCCACACCAACAGCCGCATCCCTTTGTCTTCTCCCGGCGTCATGATACACATCTCGCCTGCTGCACAGCAGTCGTCCTGCGTCATGGCGGGAAGGACTAACATGCCTCTGTCACCCCCGGTCCCTAACAAGAGTCCCGTCATGAAAAAGACGCTGTGCAACTACTCAGCCAGCTTGGACTCGAGCAGAACTGCGTTTCACCACAAGGCTTCGCCTGCTCCTGCCCCACCCCTGCCTCCACCCTGTGCCCTGCAAAATAAACAGGTTAGCTCTGAGAAGGACCCTCTTGGCATTCTGGATCCCATCCCCAATAAACCAaaccccccaccccccttccTGCCCAACTCCCACGCTCAGGTACCAATGATGAATGTAAACATCCCTCCAGCCATTGTCCCCTTGCCAAGCAACCTTCCCTTACCCACAGTTAAGCCAGGGCCGGTTGGCCATGGCGCTCACCTGCAGAGGACTCAGCATGTCACAGCCTCCTCCATCTCTTCGTCGCCCGTCACTTCCCCCGTGCACATGTCCGGGCTGGCTTTGGGTCGCATGGAAGCGTCTCCACAGCGATCCCGCTCCTCGTCCACCTCCTCCGAGCAAGGGAGCTTTGCTGTTCCCCCCTGCAGTAGCATGAAGGTTCCGCCGCGCTCGCCCAGGTCCTCCATGAATTCTCCTAGACCTGCTTTGCCTTCCAGCCCGTCTGGCAAGCCGGATAGTCTTCACCAGTACAAAGAGATGCCCAATCAGCTGTTGACAAGCATGAGCAGCTCCATGAGTGGTCAACACATCCTCATGTATTCCACCGCTTCAGGCAACAACACCCTGCAGAAGGAGAACCCAGGGCTTTTGGGCATGCCCCTAAACCAGATCATCAACCAACACAACGCTGCCTCTTTCCCCGCCAGCAGTCTCCTGTCAGCTGCTGCCAAAGCACAGCTAGCCAATCAAAACAAAGTAGGGGGAAATGGCACGGGAAGTGCAGCGAGTGCCGGGAGCGGTGGAGGGGCTGATGCCGGCAGAACTGTTGAAGGACACAGCGCTTTAAATCCTATGTTGCCGCCTAACTCTGCCATGATGATGCCGGGTAGCGAGGGGCAGAGTGGGCGTGCAGCCCTGCGGGACAAGCTTATCGCGCAGCAGCGGGACCCGCTCCGCAAGCGTAAGCTTCCTCCAAATGCTGGCAACCATGAGAGCAACTACTTTAACGTGCTAAAGACGGACGTGGGTGGTATGAGGGCACCCTGCCCTTCTGCCGagcaaatgagaaaaacatcCCGACTGCCCCCAACCACCTCAATGGCTCAGTTACTCCAATCTCTGAGCAACCACAGTTCTCACATGGCAAGAGGCCGAAACCCAGGCCTCGTAGGTCCCGGTCGAGTGCATTTTGTTGAGGGTGTCGTGCCCTCTGGAGCAGTCCATGCGAGCATGCAGGTGCAGCAACGGATGCATGGCCAGACAGAAGCGATGCTTTGCCCTGGTGTGGAATCTGTTCCCAGCCAGTTTCCAGGTGTGTTGAACCAGATGCAGGCTACGGCAATGGGGAACTGTGGGCCTATAAACCACAGCGGACAAGTTTCTCTTGGAAACCACGGGATGGGACACGTCAGCTCTCATTTTCAGCAGCACAGCCAGCCAAACATCAACTGCATGCTGCCTAGCAGCACTGATGCCTGCTGCTCGCAACCCATTGCTGACACAGGTAAGAAGAATATTGAGCAATTGATTGTTGATTGGCGCTTTCGTTATTTTGCACTTGTTGCAGTGGGTTTCTACTGGGGAATGTCCTCAGTGTTGTGTTTAGGAGAAATGGTCTGTATCGATCCCAATCCAAAATATCGGATATCGTGCAAAACAGTTCCACGAGCATAAACACATCCTCGCGAGTGCGCATTTATTCTCTGCGAGCGTGCAATCCTTTTCGAGAGCGCttgcaactgctcaacacttgttCACTCGTCGaattgacttctgagactttggaggcgggacaatggcagacttctccgatcctttgattactcacttttaacatgcactcacctacagtctccgGCCTGTATCTTACCCGTTGTACAGAAACGTCATCATTTGGCATAacataatactttttttaaaactttgGCATCTTAAGAGGAAGTTGAAAATTAAATAGTTTGGAATGCGTACTCATAATTGCTTttatattgttaataattttcatgaaattgttataaaatgagcattaataaatggctacaacagtatatctcaaagcacaagttattataaattacaatatgatgtactctataaaatttaatttttataattataattaaaaattaatgttttgctttatttgttttgaaaatactgAAACGGGTTACACCAGTAAGCATTACCGATTTTACTAGATAACTCAAATGAAAAtactacaggagacatttaattctattattatagtatttttttttttaaataggtcatacatgaaatgaaagtttaactatattatatagcataattttcaaaatgtcacttgttaaaatactaacacatagctaaggcaaggtaatacactaatcattaGGTAAGACAGgtaatctgtaggtgactgcatgtaggtgagtgcatgttaaaagttccCAATCAAATGAGCGGAGACATCTGCCATTGTACCGCCTCCAGAGTATCAGAAGTCAACTCGACGAGCGAGTAAGCGTTGAGCAGTCGCGCgagcatagagagaattgcGCGCACGCttgtcaaagcctctgctcgcggactgcgTTTTTGcacgcggagcagaaatgcgctctCACAAGGATTCTTTCCCGTGCGAGGATACTGTTCTGCATGCTCGCAGAGCAGAAATGCGCTCTCGCGAGGTTATGTTTACGCTCGTGGAACTGTTATGCATGCTAAAATCATGCGTGCGAGTTTTGGGTCTGAATAAATGCCATACATTTCTTCTGATTTATGTGTGCGCTGCACACATCAGACGCCCACGTGTGCACAGATGAGAACCAGGTTCTCTTCGCGCATTATTTGTCTTTAACTGTAAAATGCACACAAGATTATGTGACGAACACACAAGGTTCGTTTAAACACAGTTGGTTATGTCTAaagtgaatgtaaacataaagTGGATGTGTATTGGCTTCTTAAAGTGGCAGTAACCTAATAAACATGTTGCTGTCTGTGTTACGATAAGTCTATTTATTACCAAAACATCTAACAGTATTACAGTTAATTGGGAAAACGTAAATAATACAGTGGTCAAATTCAAACCTCTTTTACTGGTTTGTAAAAGACCAACATGGGTCTAAAGTGACCCGGCAgagtatttattttctatatctTTGCAAgaaattatttaatcatttagtaTTCTAGATATTCCtcaattaactttttttttatcatcttaAATCCTTATTTGCATTTCCTTTCTTCCTTTCCTATCCATTTCCTTTCTTactttttgaataaaaacagtttttgtaaCACTACACAACATGGGTCTAAAATGACCCATATTAATTTCTTATGTTATTTCAATCATGGTTGAGTGTTTTTTTGCTGAATCGTTGAAAGAAatgtatttcatcatttatcatTCTAGGTGCTCATTAAATATCTTGATTTGGATTTCCACAAATAATTTTAGCCACCTTAGAATGATAGGTTCTATCTGCAATCTGAGCATTTTTGAGATATTGAGATTCAAAGATTTTTCATTCCACTTGACTTTGTAGAGCCTagttgttttataaaaaaagcccaaaaatgtacaaaacaaagaaaaaacatcacataatgtaaataactcagatttgacaaaaatgtaagCTAGAACCTTCCAAGGTGATAATTCCAAGGTGAAATAGTTTTTTTCCTTTCTTACTTTATAAacgaaacatttttttgtatttctacatcaattttacacacattttacagATATAGGAACCTCTGATATTTGCATATTTTCGCCTCACCTGCCACACATTTCACAACTTTTGTATAATTGATGCATATTTTTTAACCACCGGAAATATCTGATATTTTCTGAAAGATAACtagaaataatgtttgaaaGTTAGGCTGAAAGTCATTGACCTATATCTATTACTAAATGAGAAAGGTGGATGAGGTTGACATATTCTATTGTAgctaagtgaaagtgaagtgaaagggACCTATTaatcagatatggtgacccatacccgaaatgtgacctctgcatttaacccatccagtgactagtgaacacacgtacacccggagcagtgggcagctatcactgcagcgcccggggagcaggtAGGGGtaggtaaggtgccttgctcaagggcacctcagtcgttacccgtcggccctgggaatcgaaccgacaaccttctggtcacgagtccaactctctaaccattaggccacgtcTGCCATATTTCTTTATTCGTCTTATAAATCAATGCTGTTGGTCACCCCTTATGTCTGTTCTGAAAAGTAACAGTTTTGAACATATAAGGTTTCTGTCCAACAGTGACAACAATACTGTACTTGATCAACTGTttgatgtgcatttgaaaatgttCTTGTGATTTTATGTTAGTGTGGCTGGTCCAAGTTTTTCTAGATTGAACGCTGAAATGGTTTTAGAAATGCTGCGTGATGAACAGGATGAGGAAGATGATGTCATTCTTAGTCTTGATTCAGGAGCACAGATGTGTAGTTGTCATTTGTGAGGCATGTAAACACTGAGTTGGCAATGTGAGATGGCACTGGAAATGTGTGATTTTATTTGGTCCCTAACAATTCACTAACGTTGCGCTACAGATACACTACAGTTCAACTTAGTGTTATCAGTTTTGATATGTTATGtatgacaaataaatatatttcaagtGTTAAATGTGTTGGTCTAAGtaactaaaatgaatattttaacaaaatgttgtctttattcttttgttttatcATGAGTTTATTGATGGGTCATTTTGTGTGCAAACTTGATGTAGAAACACAAAATCCTaggaaataaatcaaataaaaatgttcataaTATTCATGAATCATGTATTTACTAGATCAgtagtcttcaactaaaatcgcttgcggtccagtaaacgaaccctccttaccagccgaggtccggacaattaaatacctaaaaacatgaatttatggtttttggcagaccaaagaaataaacatgtcttttcatgtCTATACGACGGCattacaatgtctgacaacaatataatgaaggaaaatgtgcaaaatgccctaatctctaaacctgcactgaacatacattcatttcaacatgaacaactttaaaagaaaactaaagtgttgttttctgctgaactgagatgaacgaatagcagcatcaagttgtgactgatcatcctctgataacatttcagctcttctggtggctggtgcagctgaaagggggtttgtttaatagtttcttttagttcatgtctttatttaccttctaaaagtgtttcacacgcagcctccatgcactcttttactatttccccatcagtaaagggcttgttatgttttcctaagatccactgtattcttaatgaacattcatatgctggttgttgggcggtaagtgagtgagggaggacccgtgtagatcgctcctactgggctttgagctcatatatttccgtgtccttaactcggactgctgcgggtaagtttcttcatagtgtctctgtctagtttcataatgctgTTTAAgatttccacttttgacaacggCAACAAACTcagagcaaatgagacaaactggCCTTGTGCATGTCAATGCCGAAGAATAACTTCATCTCgcaaaacatggttttcagcgtcaacttttctaacttttgaaaaggacaatgtttttcagtcactgacagttacatctgtctgcacgctgtgcagcgagtctgtctcggctctcttcactcatcgacgtctgaacttagcaacagtgcgcatatgttaactgtccgtggctccgtaggacccaaactgctactgagcggaccttgatgtgcctggtatacatttgattgcattagaaaataatgttaggcgttcatttatttattatgtcaaaaggctttgaggtccgacgcatctcgcggtccgcattcgtaccggagtccgctagttggtgacccctgtaCTAGATCATGgaataataaatgctgaaattatttaatttcaaaagatgaaacaaaaaacacccaGCCATACATGAAAAACCATAGAAAATGGATAAGGGTCATTTTAGACCCATGTTGTGCATTAGCAGCTTTCAAtagcttttaaagggatactttacccaaaaatgaaaatgtctttgttctgctgaacacacaggattATATCTGAGAAATCTAACCCCCcttttgactcccatagtatttattttccctaccagggcagtaaatgggggatgagatctgacatgtATACTTATCCAATGATATGAAACATTAAATCGATGATACTTGTTTTTTGCTGTATCGCCAAGCCCTAGATCAGGCCATGTGGTGTTAGCCTTTCCTGTGATCTGGTGAGGAATGAACGAGTCATATTTTGACCTATTACCTGCGGTGAACACATGAGAACTAATGTCGCTATGTTTTCGATTATCATAAAATGACGCATTGCTTGCAAACTTTGGGTAAGGTTTAGAGAGAGCAAATCTACTTCATCTGATCTGTCCAAGTGCATCATAATCTCTGCTGCTCTGATCATAACTGTTAGTCTGGTGATCAAATTTACGATGATGATCAAGGTTAAAAGAAACGAGTCCTCGGCGGATGCTTGTGAATccccttttttgttgttttgtgcatttttaaacCAGATGAGATGACATGCTTCAgccttgtttgtgttgtttcagcTGCAGTGCAAAcgtttaaaacatttctttactTTGCACTAGGTCTGCTCAATCAATCGATAATAAATCACACGCAATTAGGTGATTTACTCGTTTAAACTCAGATGATTTTCAGTGACTGACAATAGGGCCGTTTTTCCCAAACAAGCTGCTCATAAAACCATAATCTGAACCGTCGTCTATCATAATCACACTAGACGGGCCGATTTACGCGAtgaatcgtgcagccctactgtGCACCTCTTCATCTTCTGGCCTGACCTCTTCAGTGCTCTCTTGTCTGTGTGCCTGTGAATCATACTTTGGAACGCGCCAGCAATCATCTTGCTGCTATCTCCATGACAACCTTCCCAGCAGCCGCTGACACAGTAGATCACAGGCACTGTCCGCACAGGACAAGCCATCATTGTGTGACACACACAGCCTCTGTTATGCAACACCAGTACTACTATTTAGTCTCGATTAACGCACGATTAAGTCTGCAAACTTGAAACGTTAGACACATCTCACATGTTAGCATTCACATTGTGGATTTTTATAATGCTTTTCTTAAAGGAAAGTGTggctaaatactgtatatactgttcAGTTGCGaccatttgaaataaaaagcaaagaTCTTAGTTACAATGGTCCATCCATACAATCTAGCTACAAAGCGTCGTAACAGCTGTTGCTTGCGGCATAACAAAAGCCGTCTTGTGTGGCAGTACACCTCTTGTTaatgcactcttaaaaaagagGACAACTTAAAGAACTTTACAGCTCAAGTGCATTGGATGGAAAACCTTGAGAAAATGATGTGCTTCAAATAGGCcttcaaatcttttttttcttttcttcgtttctttttctttattgtttaaatgatttttgtgGTTCTTGGCATAATGCAAGAAATGCTGTTGCATGAACATGATCTA
This genomic window from Triplophysa rosa unplaced genomic scaffold, Trosa_1v2 scaffold74_ERROPOS1015064, whole genome shotgun sequence contains:
- the LOC130551166 gene encoding methyl-CpG-binding domain protein 5-like yields the protein MNGGKERDEGEGKGQLAQVPIGWQRKVETTGVIYISPSGSVLACLDQVKSYLLTDGTCKCGLECPLILPKVFNFDPGAVVKLRTAEDVKADEDVTKLCIHKRKLIAVATLHKSMELPPPSLTLTSPGGGTSVTSINNPNPTAQSRAIRSKTHESECKNPFKAMMAAGQRHFSPELCGPQQQDLYAGYSRQRLSSSEPGPKSPFRSGHGGMLSPPSQPFGDGSLSPRTDIIGSPDRFMRNNPCGFQGTSSPSATHTNSRIPLSSPGVMIHISPAAQQSSCVMAGRTNMPLSPPVPNKSPVMKKTLCNYSASLDSSRTAFHHKASPAPAPPLPPPCALQNKQVSSEKDPLGILDPIPNKPNPPPPFLPNSHAQVPMMNVNIPPAIVPLPSNLPLPTVKPGPVGHGAHLQRTQHVTASSISSSPVTSPVHMSGLALGRMEASPQRSRSSSTSSEQGSFAVPPCSSMKVPPRSPRSSMNSPRPALPSSPSGKPDSLHQYKEMPNQLLTSMSSSMSGQHILMYSTASGNNTLQKENPGLLGMPLNQIINQHNAASFPASSLLSAAAKAQLANQNKVGGNGTGSAASAGSGGGADAGRTVEGHSALNPMLPPNSAMMMPGSEGQSGRAALRDKLIAQQRDPLRKRKLPPNAGNHESNYFNVLKTDVGGMRAPCPSAEQMRKTSRLPPTTSMAQLLQSLSNHSSHMARGRNPGLVGPGRVHFVEGVVPSGAVHASMQVQQRMHGQTEAMLCPGVESVPSQFPGVLNQMQATAMGNCGPINHSGQVSLGNHGMGHVSSHFQQHSQPNINCMLPSSTDACCSQPIADTGNHSSLSCSIGGAPQMPGVMAATGHLYQQQMHPALQGIHGVSTYQSQGHSFPSAPFTDSTAPHPNSLPCLYHDYQGCMSDSSQPGMTSHSGATGMYRDGAQKLQGDVSMAGASRGQSSVDAIYRAVVDAAGKGMQVTITAGESSSTQASPVPALSAMSAFTASIGQPLSLPHAVNAVIHAPCSSDGADSISQPHRARPQLAKRTRRSSEQGKNTSDGGDTHEYFRSRSAATPMRLQWDEPNQPHWRGEEFLECSTQVHTGSCSSKVERTSLMKTMGQTRDPVDSQMGESGNLRLNNCIAGSARERGEPPERCAQLNGTLPRAAYGEPFTGDDQSPGSSTSLEGPLVKDYTHFNGHFNGHCAPSPSDTKSLSSEEELRHPDSPSADLLHYRPRAFNVGELVWPIKGFPPWPNKLMGEEHEHNPSMQLSEQAKVEPEQLKSLTQDLQALDRVSRKNRKAGNLNHHLEAAIHEAMSELDKMSGNVHADRQIKLPKPKRRKISR